A region from the Lolium perenne isolate Kyuss_39 chromosome 4, Kyuss_2.0, whole genome shotgun sequence genome encodes:
- the LOC127296704 gene encoding protein ACCELERATED CELL DEATH 6-like, translating into MVMMMPSSSGEGRSSSPMEANAVAAVSVDTKLMVTAQQLKDLLSKEDSTANPLPTVTMNPLILSWACSGSWQDLELLLNSESGPSVRYNQEFLDLLTAYSSDSCIDKSASAQKASEDVEASLNQLPSVSAVSLLEGVTIEGSTALHMVATYGDVDGFLRSADIIHSKAKHLLFVQNNNGDTPLHCASRAGMLRMVSHLIGLASLDEDNTGVDKVKELLEMENKDKETALHLAVRIGNNDIVKLLMEENSELASFPKHGNSPLYLAILLEEDIIVETLYNASHMKLSYSGQNGQNALHAAVLRGTELTKKLLEWNNDLTTQRDENGSTPLHFAAALVQQSHRGSVCSLILEANPAALYQSDNKGLFPIHVAASVGERGTIIMFLKKSTSSAGLQDTMGRTFLHIAAENNKVRIVSFVCRNQSLSWILNMQDYAGNTALHLAIQAGSLLMFCALLGNRQIHLNISNKKGQTALDISRYKIPPGLFDDQNSETRIHYALKVVHARSGNCRRDHFEENYNHQLKHTQREELKNMKESTQTLCIGAVLIATVTFGATFALPGGYRDDEHTNGGTPTLAGRYAFDAFILASTLSFILSAMSIVGLMYSGYSILNPHSRRIYFLVALYFASMSITCFMVAFALGLYMVLAPVAHKSAITIGVISPLVILCNKTEFWIKWALLARPLCTRIGLIRTLVLVTTRILFNTLMEFWPIIFIFVWAAYTRNQF; encoded by the exons ATGGTGATGATGATGCCAAGCAGCAGTGGCGAAGGACGTTCTAGCTCGCCCATGGAGGCGAATGCCGTGGCGGCCGTGTCGGTGGACACCAAACTGATGGTCACTGCACAGCAGCTGAAGGATCTGCTGAGCAAAGAGGATTCAACAGCGAATCCTCTCCCAACAGTCACCATGAACCCCCTTATACTCTCATGGGCGTGCTCTGGCTCTTGGCAAGACTTGGAGCTCCTTCTCAACAGTGAAAGTGGCCCATCCGTCAGGTATAACCAAGAATTTCTTGACCTGCTAACGGCATACAGCTCCGACAGCTGCATCGACAAGAGCGCGTCAGCGCAGAAAGCTTCTGAGGATGTTGAAGCGTCTCTGAACCAGCTGCCTTCGGTCTCTGCTGTGTCACTCCTGGAGGGGGTCACCATTGAAGGGAGCACTGCACTCCATATGGTGGCCACATATGGTGACGTCGATGGCTTCTTGAGGAGCGCTGACATCATCCATAGCAAGGCAAAACACCTTCTGTTTGTGCAAAACAACAATGGCGACACACCCCTGCATTGCGCCTCACGGGCTGGGATGCTCCGAATGGTCTCTCATCTCATTGGCCTGGCCAGCTTGGACGAGGATAATACAGGTGTTGACAAAGTGAAGGAACTGCTGGAAATGGAAAATAAGGATAAGGAGACAGCATTGCATCTGGCAGTCCGCATTGGGAACAATGATATAGTCAAGCTGCTAATGGAGGAAAACTCAGAGTTGGCCAGTTTTCCGAAACATGGCAATTCACCTCTGTACCTAGCCATATTGCTGGAAGAGGACATCATTGTTGAGACGCTTTATAATGCGAGTCACATGAAGCTTTCTTACTCTGGGCAAAATGGACAGAATGCATTGCATGCTGCAGTTCTTCGAGGGACAG AGCTTACAAAAAAGCTCCTGGAATGGAACAATGATCTCACTACACAAAGGGATGAAAATGGGAGTACGCCTCTCCATTTTGCTGCAGCTCTTGTACAGCAAAGTCATCGAGGAAGTGTATGTTCACTAATATTGGAAGCTAACCCAGCTGCATTGTATCAATCCGACAACAAAGGATTATTTCCAATACACGTTGCTGCCTCTGTTGGCGAAAGAGGGACAATCATCATGTTTCTTAAGAAGTCTACAAGCAGTGCTGGTTTGCAAGACACTATGGGAAGGACATTCCTTCATATAGCTGCTGAGAATAATAAAGTTCGGATTGTCAGTTTTGTTTGCAGAAATCAGTCACTCTCATGGATTCTGAACATGCAGGACTATGCTGGAAACACTGCACTACACCTAGCTATCCAGGCAGGGAGTCTTCTCATGTTTTGTGCTTTGTTAGGGAATCGGCAAATACATTTAAATATATCAAATAAGAAAGGGCAAACTGCTCTAGATATATCGCGATATAAGATTCCCCCAGGATTGTTTGATGATCAG AATAGTGAAACAAGAATACATTATGCACTCAAAGTCGTTCATGCTAGGAGTGGTAATTGTCGTCGCGATCACTTTGAGGAAAACTACAATCACCAGTTAAAACATACTCAAAGAGAAGAATTGAAGAACATGAAAGAATCAACACAGACACTGTGTATTGGTGCAGTTCTAATCGCAACCGTGACATTTGGTGCTACTTTCGCCCTTCCTGGAGGGTACAGAGATGATGAACATACTAATGGAGGCACACCAACACTTGCTGGGAGGTATGCTTTTGATGCATTCATACTAGCCAGCACATTGTCCTTCATCCTGTCTGCGATGTCTATCGTGGGCCTCATGTATTCAGGTTACTCTATTTTAAACCCACACAGTCGCAGAATTTACTTTCTGGTAGCCTTATATTTTGCGTCAATGTCGATCACATGCTTCATGGTAGCTTTTGCACTAGGTTTGTATATGGTGCTAGCGCCAGTTGCTCATAAGTCTGCCATCACTATCGGTGTCATTAGCCCTCTTGTTATCCTATGCAACAAAACAGAATTTTGGATAAAGTGGGCTCTTTTAGCACGGCCGTTATGCACTCGAATTGGGCTAATTCGGACATTGGTATTGGTAACAACAAGAATACTATTCAACACATTGATGGAATTTTGGCCCATTATATTCATTTTTGTCTGGGCTGCATATACAAGGAACCAGTTCTAG